The following coding sequences lie in one Myxococcales bacterium genomic window:
- a CDS encoding ABC-F family ATP-binding cassette domain-containing protein — MIGISQLGKSFGGRTLFEGVTLQLNAGSRYGLVGANGSGKTTLLRVVSGDEPASEGSVTLPSGASIGVLRQDHFLDDAEPILSVAMRGDAQVWALLEERTRIIDHGEGEPERLADIEIGLGSRDGYTLEARATAILVGLGIPASSHPLPLATLSGGFKLRVLLAQVLVGGPDALLLDEPTNHLDILSIRWLEKFLAAYRGAALVISHDQRFLDNVATHILDVDYQTVTSYTGNYSAFVVEKAAARARKEDEIARAEKIIAEKRAFVERFGAKATKAKQAQSRLKQIERIEVEELAQTSRRAPVFRFTPERPSGRDVLEVEAVSKSYGEKRVLTDVSLTLRRGERIAVIGPNGLGKSTLLKIIMRELEADAGKVRFGHEVRAGYFAQDHHDVLRNGSMTPLDFMWEACPAEATSYVRGQLGRVLFSGDDAKKPIGSLSGGEAARLVFGRIAVERPNLLVLDEPTNHLDLEAIAALVEALRAYEGTLLFVSHDRWFVSQVATRIFELTPEGPRDFPGTYDEYLERCGDDHLDADAVVLKAKAAPREPRDSTPPRRGAVEAPSAEPTLSWEEQKRRRNQRNALPARRDKVLAAIEQAEARRRAIAELYSTPSFFEVTLDAGSGREVQRLEREDAELAAKIDAWMTEWEAIEAELSQLGGEASPTS; from the coding sequence ATGATTGGGATCTCGCAGCTCGGCAAGTCGTTCGGTGGTCGCACCCTCTTCGAGGGCGTCACGCTCCAGCTCAACGCGGGCTCGCGCTACGGGCTGGTGGGCGCCAACGGCTCGGGGAAGACCACCCTCCTGCGTGTCGTGTCGGGCGACGAGCCGGCCAGTGAGGGCAGCGTCACGCTCCCGAGCGGCGCGAGCATCGGCGTGCTCCGCCAGGACCACTTCCTCGACGACGCGGAGCCCATCCTGAGCGTCGCGATGCGAGGGGACGCCCAGGTGTGGGCGCTCCTCGAGGAGCGCACGCGCATCATCGATCACGGGGAGGGCGAGCCCGAGCGCCTCGCCGACATCGAGATTGGGCTCGGCAGCCGCGACGGCTACACGCTGGAGGCGCGCGCGACCGCCATCCTCGTGGGGCTCGGAATCCCCGCCTCGTCGCACCCGCTGCCGCTCGCCACGCTCTCGGGCGGCTTCAAGCTTCGCGTGCTGCTCGCGCAGGTGCTCGTCGGCGGGCCCGACGCCCTCCTGCTCGACGAGCCGACGAACCACCTCGACATTCTGTCGATCCGCTGGCTCGAGAAGTTCCTCGCCGCCTACCGCGGGGCGGCGCTGGTCATCTCCCACGATCAACGCTTCCTCGACAACGTGGCCACGCACATCCTCGATGTCGACTACCAGACCGTCACCTCCTACACCGGCAACTACAGCGCCTTCGTCGTCGAGAAGGCCGCCGCGCGTGCGCGCAAGGAAGACGAGATCGCGCGCGCCGAGAAGATCATCGCGGAGAAGCGAGCCTTCGTGGAGCGTTTCGGCGCCAAGGCGACCAAGGCGAAGCAGGCGCAGAGCCGCCTCAAGCAGATCGAGCGCATCGAGGTGGAAGAGCTCGCCCAGACCTCGCGCCGGGCGCCGGTGTTTCGCTTCACCCCCGAGCGGCCGAGCGGGCGCGACGTTCTCGAGGTCGAGGCCGTCTCGAAGAGCTATGGCGAGAAGCGTGTGCTCACGGACGTCTCGCTCACGCTCCGCCGCGGCGAGCGCATCGCCGTGATCGGTCCCAACGGGCTCGGCAAGTCGACCCTGCTCAAGATCATCATGCGCGAGCTCGAGGCCGACGCGGGAAAGGTGCGCTTCGGTCACGAGGTGCGCGCGGGCTACTTCGCCCAGGACCACCACGACGTGCTCCGCAACGGCTCGATGACCCCCCTCGACTTCATGTGGGAGGCGTGTCCGGCCGAGGCGACGAGCTACGTCCGAGGACAGCTCGGGCGGGTCTTGTTCTCGGGTGACGACGCGAAGAAGCCCATCGGGTCGCTCTCGGGAGGCGAGGCCGCGCGGCTCGTGTTCGGGCGTATCGCGGTCGAACGACCCAACCTCCTCGTGCTCGACGAGCCGACGAACCACCTCGACCTCGAGGCCATCGCCGCGCTCGTCGAGGCGCTGCGCGCCTACGAGGGCACGCTGCTGTTCGTCTCGCACGACCGGTGGTTCGTCTCGCAGGTCGCGACGCGCATCTTCGAGCTCACTCCGGAGGGACCGCGTGACTTTCCGGGCACGTACGACGAGTACCTCGAGCGCTGCGGCGACGATCACCTCGACGCCGACGCGGTCGTCTTGAAGGCCAAGGCCGCACCCCGTGAACCCCGCGACAGCACACCGCCCCGTCGCGGCGCGGTCGAGGCGCCGAGCGCCGAGCCCACGCTCTCCTGGGAAGAGCAGAAGCGACGGCGAAACCAGCGAAACGCGCTGCCCGCGCGCCGCGACAAGGTGCTCGCCGCCATCGAGCAGGCCGAGGCCCGTCGTCGCGCGATAGCCGAGCTCTACTCCACGCCCTCGTTCTTCGAGGTGACGCTGGACGCAGGGAGCGGGCGCGAGGTGCAGCGGCTCGAGCGCGAAGACGCGGAGCTGGCCGCCAAGATCGATGCCTGGATGACCGAGTGGGAGGCGATCGAGGCGGAGCTCAGCCAACTCGGGGGCGAGGCCAGCCCAACGTCCTGA